The Tepidisphaeraceae bacterium genome includes a window with the following:
- a CDS encoding SMI1/KNR4 family protein produces MKQDIETFVHERVAYLANAGLARRGPVPEEVVRETARRFQEQFGFDLPAIYLDICRIEDGIECGGAALFGLITRTESGADFPWTEGLLDAYETQVVDIGEEEFIPFGLATDGGDQYGYDLTDQQFVRIVRHRSDRQQTYADFEDMFRDFVARGRQFE; encoded by the coding sequence ATGAAACAGGACATTGAAACGTTCGTTCACGAAAGAGTCGCGTATCTTGCAAATGCGGGGCTTGCCCGTCGCGGCCCAGTGCCGGAAGAGGTGGTCCGCGAAACCGCCAGGCGCTTTCAGGAACAGTTCGGGTTCGACCTTCCAGCAATCTACTTAGACATCTGCCGGATCGAAGACGGTATCGAATGTGGTGGTGCGGCGCTGTTCGGTCTAATCACGCGCACAGAATCTGGCGCGGACTTCCCGTGGACTGAAGGATTGCTGGATGCCTACGAAACGCAGGTGGTTGACATAGGCGAAGAGGAGTTCATCCCGTTCGGACTAGCGACGGACGGAGGTGACCAATACGGGTACGATTTGACCGATCAGCAGTTTGTTCGAATCGTCAGACATCGAAGCGATAGACAACAGACCTACGCCGACTTCGAAGACATGTTTCGCGACTTCGTCGCGCGGGGCCGCCAGTTTGAATAG
- a CDS encoding DUF1844 domain-containing protein gives MADDSFSLHIDTDWKKQAQEEKKRLAEEQAKRSAPPANPAAAAPTTGASAAAPTAGRGSAASARGPREMPPASFATLVQTALTQALFYMGELGSQGPEGINLDMAKHQIDTLAVLEDKTKGNLTADEQRVLDAALYETRMRYVSVASQYL, from the coding sequence ATGGCCGACGATTCGTTTTCGCTGCATATCGATACTGATTGGAAGAAGCAGGCGCAGGAGGAGAAGAAGCGCTTAGCAGAGGAACAGGCCAAGCGGTCCGCGCCGCCCGCCAACCCGGCCGCGGCCGCCCCGACCACGGGTGCGAGTGCCGCGGCGCCAACTGCGGGCCGTGGGTCGGCCGCCAGTGCACGCGGCCCGCGCGAGATGCCGCCGGCGTCGTTCGCGACGCTCGTGCAGACGGCGTTGACGCAGGCACTCTTTTACATGGGCGAACTCGGATCGCAGGGGCCTGAGGGCATTAACCTGGACATGGCCAAGCACCAGATTGACACGCTGGCGGTGCTGGAGGACAAGACCAAGGGCAACCTGACCGCCGACGAACAACGCGTGCTGGACGCGGCGCTGTACGAGACGCGCATGCGGTACGTGTCAGTGGCGTCGCAGTACCTGTAG
- the bshB1 gene encoding bacillithiol biosynthesis deacetylase BshB1, translating to MASFLVIAPHPDDAELGMGGTILKLKAAGHRVHIVDMTNGEPTPFGSPEIREREWTAAGKVLGVSRSNLGLHNRMVQHTIEARHKLASVVREHKPDVMFVPYPIDAHPDHVAVTKIAEDARFDAKLTKCDTIHGSPWHPKRIIYYFCTHLKMNFDPTFCIDISDTYATKIESVKCYASQFVGNSGHVPEMVGQITAYFGNRIGVAHAEPFFTREVLGLGGLDQLV from the coding sequence ATGGCATCTTTCCTCGTTATCGCCCCGCATCCGGATGACGCTGAGCTTGGCATGGGGGGCACGATTCTGAAACTGAAGGCGGCGGGGCATCGGGTGCATATCGTCGACATGACCAACGGCGAGCCGACGCCGTTCGGCAGTCCAGAGATCCGGGAGAGGGAATGGACGGCCGCAGGGAAGGTGCTGGGAGTGTCGCGGTCGAACCTGGGGCTGCACAATCGTATGGTTCAGCACACGATCGAGGCCCGGCACAAGCTGGCGAGCGTGGTGCGCGAGCACAAGCCGGACGTGATGTTCGTGCCGTACCCGATCGATGCGCATCCGGATCACGTTGCCGTCACGAAGATCGCGGAGGACGCGCGGTTCGATGCGAAGCTGACCAAGTGCGACACGATCCACGGCTCGCCGTGGCATCCGAAGCGCATCATCTATTACTTCTGCACGCACCTGAAGATGAATTTCGACCCGACGTTCTGCATCGATATCAGCGACACCTACGCGACGAAGATCGAAAGTGTGAAGTGTTACGCCAGCCAGTTCGTCGGCAACAGCGGCCACGTGCCGGAGATGGTGGGGCAGATCACCGCGTACTTCGGGAACCGGATTGGAGTGGCGCACGCCGAGCCGTTCTTCACGCGGGAAGTGCTGGGGTTGGGAGGATTGGATCAGCTCGTCTAA
- the thyX gene encoding FAD-dependent thymidylate synthase has product MSESATVSTPAIERKSFEAPVRDIMDGAARWEMKIHDHGLVALVDVMPRLVPEGKTADFAIVQAARVSYGEGTKLVNEDTGLIRYLARHRHSTPFEMVEFKFHHVMPIFIARQWIRHRTANVNEYSARYSIVKDRFYRPSLDNVRKQSTSNRQGGEGPTDVATGQEFLDYLDEIERSYEKYQHFIDKGVAREIARIALPASVYTEWYWKVDLHNLLRFLSLRMDPHAQQEIRDYAWAMFELIRPVVPVAAQAFLDYDFEAMHLTRLEIEAIKSGQPLNTTNKRETAEWEAKKGKLGL; this is encoded by the coding sequence ATGAGTGAATCGGCCACCGTCAGCACGCCCGCGATCGAACGAAAGTCCTTCGAAGCCCCCGTCCGCGACATCATGGATGGCGCGGCCCGCTGGGAGATGAAGATTCACGACCACGGCCTCGTTGCCCTGGTCGACGTGATGCCGCGCCTCGTCCCCGAGGGCAAGACCGCCGACTTTGCCATCGTGCAGGCGGCGCGCGTGTCGTACGGCGAGGGGACCAAGCTGGTGAACGAGGACACCGGCCTCATTCGCTACCTCGCGCGGCACCGGCATTCGACGCCGTTCGAGATGGTCGAGTTCAAGTTCCACCACGTGATGCCGATCTTCATCGCACGGCAATGGATCCGCCATCGCACTGCCAACGTGAACGAGTACAGCGCGCGGTACAGCATCGTGAAGGACCGCTTCTACCGCCCCAGCCTCGATAACGTGCGCAAGCAGAGCACCAGCAATCGTCAGGGCGGCGAAGGCCCGACCGACGTCGCGACGGGCCAGGAGTTTCTGGACTACCTGGATGAGATCGAACGCAGCTACGAGAAGTACCAGCACTTCATCGACAAGGGCGTCGCCCGCGAGATTGCCCGCATCGCGCTGCCGGCTAGCGTGTACACCGAGTGGTACTGGAAGGTGGATCTGCACAACCTGCTGCGCTTCCTCAGCCTGCGCATGGACCCCCACGCCCAGCAGGAAATTCGCGACTACGCGTGGGCCATGTTCGAGCTGATCCGCCCCGTGGTGCCGGTGGCCGCCCAGGCGTTCTTGGATTACGACTTCGAGGCCATGCACCTCACGCGGCTCGAGATCGAGGCCATCAAGTCCGGCCAACCCCTGAACACAACCAACAAGCGCGAGACGGCGGAGTGGGAAGCTAAGAAGGGGAAGCTGGGGTTGTAG
- the dcd gene encoding dCTP deaminase: MGILCDTQIRELVGIEPFQDNEKRPGRVSFGVSSYGYDIRVGSVFKIFTNVNSEVIDPKNFSERSFVTVDTDETGKDHVLIPPNSFALCETVEYVDIPRDVLAICVGKSTYARCGIIVNVTPIEPEWRGKITLEISNTTPLPAKIYANEGIAQLIFLKGDRTCAVSYADKKGKYQDQPGLTLPRVD; encoded by the coding sequence ATGGGCATCTTGTGCGATACCCAAATCCGTGAGCTCGTCGGCATCGAGCCCTTCCAAGACAACGAAAAGCGCCCCGGCCGCGTCAGCTTCGGTGTCAGCAGCTACGGCTACGACATAAGGGTCGGGTCGGTCTTCAAGATATTCACCAACGTCAACTCCGAGGTGATCGATCCGAAGAACTTCTCGGAACGCTCCTTCGTCACCGTCGACACCGATGAGACGGGTAAAGATCACGTCCTGATCCCGCCGAACAGCTTCGCGCTGTGCGAGACGGTGGAATACGTCGACATCCCGCGCGACGTGCTGGCGATCTGCGTCGGCAAGAGCACGTATGCCCGCTGCGGCATCATCGTGAACGTGACACCGATCGAACCCGAATGGCGCGGCAAGATCACGCTGGAAATCAGCAACACCACCCCCCTGCCCGCCAAGATCTACGCCAACGAAGGCATCGCGCAGCTGATCTTCCTGAAAGGCGATCGCACGTGTGCCGTCAGCTACGCGGACAAGAAGGGCAAGTATCAGGACCAACCCGGCCTGACGCTGCCGCGGGTGGATTAG
- a CDS encoding TolC family protein: MMRKRKTSVLVLGLAIAGCNAAEPPPFRPRALQSDERARSSEFSPAAMPPLPTTFVSPLDAPPEQQAQPATGNRTTRAATRPTTGPTTRDSGGIAGPSTAPVVELTTPELFAETERIGLKEVIQRTIAYSLDVKIASFDPAVEATRVIEADARFDPALFANLQYQDSKILTPAQGLQTGNPFDPTISRVTQGQTGIRQILTSGGQVELRTGIQRISRNVQFGVNPYYLNDITFQVTQPLLRDAGFTVNQARIVIARNAQRVSLLEFRKAIEDNLELAERTYWQLVQAERELLIAERLYNETLSTVDLLRKRIGQDVSRVQVSQAFASAESRSAALLRARQQVQNLSDQLKRVMNDPDMPVSSGTTLLPASDPVELPVSFVLEDQIKTALDFRLELGQQQLRIDSASIAASVAKNNLLPSLNLQGTYGLQGIGEDIDGAYSTLGDQEYNTWSLGFVFEIPIGNRAARAIHQRALLQRQQAIESYRSLIEQVALDVKQQLRDVEVSYNEIAATRRARFAAADNLAALQQREDNQEPLTPEFVNLKLDAQARLAETARAEAASISNYNTAIARLEKAKGTLLRYNNVEMEQEPRPFGSRPR; the protein is encoded by the coding sequence ATGATGCGGAAGCGGAAGACGAGCGTACTGGTTCTGGGCTTGGCGATTGCCGGTTGCAACGCGGCCGAGCCACCACCATTTCGCCCGCGGGCGCTGCAGTCGGACGAGCGCGCCCGTTCCAGCGAGTTCTCACCGGCGGCCATGCCGCCCCTGCCGACGACGTTCGTCAGCCCGCTCGACGCGCCCCCCGAACAGCAGGCTCAGCCCGCCACCGGCAACCGCACCACCCGCGCTGCGACCCGCCCGACCACCGGCCCCACCACGCGTGACAGCGGTGGCATCGCCGGGCCGTCCACCGCGCCGGTCGTCGAACTGACGACCCCTGAGTTGTTCGCGGAAACCGAACGCATCGGGCTCAAAGAAGTCATCCAGCGAACGATCGCGTACAGCCTGGACGTAAAGATCGCCAGCTTCGACCCCGCAGTCGAAGCGACACGCGTGATCGAGGCCGACGCGCGGTTCGATCCCGCGCTCTTCGCGAACCTGCAATACCAGGACTCGAAGATCCTCACGCCCGCGCAGGGCCTGCAGACAGGCAATCCATTTGACCCGACCATCTCGCGCGTCACTCAGGGGCAGACCGGCATCCGCCAGATCCTCACCAGCGGCGGGCAGGTCGAGCTGCGTACGGGCATTCAGCGCATCTCGCGCAACGTGCAGTTCGGCGTCAACCCGTACTACCTGAACGACATCACGTTTCAGGTCACGCAACCGCTGTTGCGCGATGCGGGCTTTACCGTAAACCAGGCGCGCATCGTGATCGCCCGCAACGCCCAGCGGGTGTCGCTGCTCGAGTTCCGCAAGGCGATCGAGGACAACCTCGAGCTGGCCGAGCGCACCTATTGGCAGCTCGTGCAGGCCGAGCGCGAGCTTCTGATCGCCGAGCGGCTGTACAACGAGACGCTGAGCACGGTCGACCTGCTGCGCAAGCGTATCGGGCAGGACGTCAGCCGCGTGCAGGTGTCGCAGGCGTTCGCCAGCGCCGAGAGCCGCTCCGCGGCGCTGCTTCGGGCTCGGCAGCAGGTGCAGAACCTGTCGGACCAGCTCAAGCGCGTGATGAACGACCCGGACATGCCCGTGTCGTCCGGCACCACCCTGCTGCCGGCGTCGGACCCGGTGGAACTGCCCGTCTCATTCGTGCTGGAAGACCAGATCAAGACCGCCCTCGATTTCCGCCTGGAACTGGGCCAGCAGCAGCTGCGCATCGACTCGGCGTCGATCGCGGCCAGCGTGGCCAAGAACAACCTGCTGCCGTCGCTGAACCTGCAGGGCACGTACGGCCTGCAGGGCATCGGCGAGGACATCGACGGCGCCTACAGCACGCTGGGCGACCAGGAATACAACACGTGGTCGCTCGGGTTCGTCTTCGAGATCCCGATCGGCAACCGCGCCGCCCGCGCGATTCATCAGCGGGCTTTGCTGCAGCGGCAGCAGGCGATCGAGAGCTACCGCAGCCTGATCGAGCAGGTCGCGCTGGACGTGAAGCAGCAGTTGCGCGACGTGGAGGTGAGCTACAACGAGATCGCCGCCACCCGCCGGGCCCGCTTCGCCGCCGCCGACAACCTCGCCGCGTTACAGCAGCGCGAGGACAACCAGGAACCGCTGACCCCCGAGTTCGTCAACCTGAAGCTTGACGCCCAGGCTCGCCTGGCCGAAACCGCCCGCGCCGAGGCCGCCAGCATCAGCAACTACAACACCGCCATCGCCCGACTGGAAAAGGCCAAGGGAACGCTGTTGCGCTACAACAACGTTGAGATGGAACAGGAGCCCCGGCCATTCGGTTCACGGCCGCGGTAA